The following proteins come from a genomic window of Musa acuminata AAA Group cultivar baxijiao chromosome BXJ1-7, Cavendish_Baxijiao_AAA, whole genome shotgun sequence:
- the LOC103992424 gene encoding PH, RCC1 and FYVE domains-containing protein 1 isoform X4, with protein MADPLRNGSVERDVEQAITALKKGAHLLKYGRRGKPKFCPFRLSNDESLLIWYSGKDEKQLKLCQVSKIIPGQRTAIFQRYPRPDKEYQSFSLIYNDRSLDLICKDKDEAEVWFVGLKALISHGSHQKLRSESRGDRTSSDSPSTHIQKISPFTSPFSGSDISHKDSKDDQQVNIPYESHPVKSLGRVFSDVILYTAPARSLFHSESLGKSISSYSSGAADNANGQASAVDTVRVSLSSAVSSSSHGSGHEDFDALGDVFIWGEGLGDGVLGGGLQRVGISSTAKIDASLPKALESAVALDVHNLACGRGHAVLVTKQGEVFSWGEESGGRLGHGNDADVSQPKLIDALSGMNVELVACGEYHTCAVTLSGDLYTWGDGVHSSGLLGHGSDVSHWIPKKVCGPMEGQHVSSVSCGPWHTAIVTSAGQLFTFGDGIFGALGHGDRRSTNIPREVEALRGMRAVRAACGVWHTAAIVEILDASSDSGSSSTGKLFTWGDGDKGRLGHGDGETRLLPTCVVSLSDSFCKVACGHDITIGLTTSGRVYTMGSTVYGQLGNPEADGKLPTCVEGKIYNSFVEEISCGAYHVAVLTSRTEVYTWGKGTNGRLGHGDSDDRNTPTLVEALKDKQVKSVVCGASFTAVICLHKWICSADQSVCAGCHLPFGFRRKRHNCYNCGSVFCKACSSKKSTGASLAPNINKPYRVCDECYTKLKKAMGDGKIPRFPKHQSGSTNQMPGELADKDSLAPRMQGQFSRLSSVESFKSEGRDSRESNNRRHNPMPNQLRNLYPSSSSKFLQASSKKIFSASVPGSRVASRSTSPTSCKPSSPHSMPTAPGIDLTCMEILDVDSKPNNEDLRQEVIMLQAQVAELMCKSRLLEVELQKATKQLIDTKAIASEETAKCKAAKEVIKSLTSQMNSACR; from the exons ATGGCAGATCCTCTGAGAAATGGTTCTGTTGAGAGGGATGTTGAGCAG GCAATCACAGCCTTAAAGAAAGGAGCACATCTATTGAAGTATGGGCGAAGAGGGAAGCCAAAGTTTTGTCCTTTCAGGCTTTCTAAT GATGAATCTTTACTAATTTGGTATTCTGGAAAGGATGAGAAACAGCTTAAACTTTGTCAGGTTTCAAAAATCATACCTGGGCAGCGTACT gCAATATTTCAGCGGTATCCACGGCCCGATAAAGAATACCAGTCATTTTCTCTTATATACAATGACAGATCGCTAGATCTG ATCTGCAAGGATAAGGATGAAGCTGAAGTGTGGTTTGTTGGACTGAAGGCATTGATTTCACATGGAAGTCATCAGAAGTTGAGATCCGAATCAAGAGGTGATAGGACTTCCTCTGATAGTCCATCCACGCATATTCAGAAAATCTCGCCGTTTACATCGCCCTTCAGTGGTAGTGATATCTCCCATAAG GATTCCAAAGATGACCAACAAGTCAATATTCCATATGAGAGCCATCCAGTCAAAAGTTTGGGAAGAGTATTTTCTGATGTGATATTGTATACTGCACCAGCCAGGAGTTTGTTTCATTCAGAATCTTTAGGTAAATCTATCTCTTCATACTCATCAGGAGCGGCAGATAATGCAAATGGCCAGGCCTCTGCAGTTGACACTGTTAGAGTAAGTCTATCTAGTGCTGTTAGCTCATCAAGCCATGGATCAGGTCATGAGGATTTTGATGCACTAGGTGATGTTTTCATTTGGGGAGAAGGTTTAGGTGATGGGGTTCTTGGTGGTGGTCTCCAAAGGGTTGGAATTTCATCGACCGCTAAGATTGATGCATCATTGCCAAAAGCCTTAGAATCAGCAGTAGCGCTTGATGTTCACAATCTAGCTTGTGGTAGGGGGCATGCAGTTTTAGTTACCAAACAAGGGGAGGTTTTTAGTTGGGGAGAGGAGTCAGGAGGTAGGCTTGGTCATGGAAATGATGCTGATGTTTCCCAGCCAAAGCTCATTGATGCCTTAAGTGGTATGAATGTTGAACTTGTAGCATGCGGAGAATATCATACATGTGCTGTCACTTTGTCAGGTGATTTATATACATGGGGTGATGGGGTGCACAGTTCAGGTCTCCTGGGCCATGGGAGTGATGTGAGTCACTGGATTCCTAAGAAAGTCTGTGGTCCAATGGAAGGTCAGCATGTGTCCTCTGTATCTTGTGGACCATGGCATACGGCCATTGTGACATCTGCAGGACAGCTGTTTACGTTTGGTGATGGAATCTTTGGTGCTCTGGGTCATGGAGATCGTAGAAGCACAAACATACCAAGAGAAGTTGAAGCTCTCAGAGGAATGCGTGCTGTCCGTGCAGCTTGTGGTGTTTGGCACACTGCTGCAATTGTGGAAATTTTGGATGCATCTTCTGATTCTGGTAGCTCTTCAACAGGGAAGCTATTCACATGGGGAGATGGCGATAAAGGTCGACTTGGACATGGTGACGGAGAAACCAGACTCCTTCCAACTTGTGTAGTATCTCTTTCTGATAGCTTTTGTAAGGTAGCTTGCGGGCATGACATAACTATTGGTTTAACAACTTCTGGACGTGTTTATACAATGGGAAGTACTGTCTATGGGCAACTTGGTAATCCTGAAGCGGATGGGAAACTTCCTACGTGTGTTGAAGGAAAGATTTACAATAGTTTTGTTGAAGAGATATCATGTGGTGCCTATCATGTTGCTGTATTGACCTCAAGAACTGAAGTCTACACTTGGGGCAAAGGAAcaaatggccgtttaggccatggTGATAGTGACGACCGAAATACTCCAACACTTGTTGAAGCTCTGAAAGACAAACAAGTGAAGAGTGTTGTATGTGGTGCAAGTTTTACTGCCGTCATCTGTCTTCACAAGTGGATTTGTAGTGCTGACCAGTCCGTATGTGCTGGTTGTCATCTCCCTTTTGGTTTCAGAAGAAAGCGTCATAATTGTTATAATTGTGGTTCAGTCTTTTGCAAAGCATGTAGCAGCAAAAAATCTACTGGAGCTTCTTTAGCACCAAATATTAATAAGCCATATCGTGTATGTGATGAATGTTATACCAAGCTTAAGAAGGCAATGGGGGATGGTAAAATTCCTCGATTTCCAAAGCATCAAAGTGGAAGCACAAACCAGATGCCTGGTGAACTGGCTGACAAAGATTCACTTGCTCCTAGAATGCAGGGACAGTTTTCTAGGCTCTCCTCAGTTGAATCTTTTAAAAGTGAGGGTAGAGATTCTAGGGAATCAAATAATAGGCGGCATAATCCAATGCCAAATCAATTGAGAAACTTATACCCATCAAGCTCTTCAAAGTTTCTTCAAGCATCTTCAAAGAAAATATTCTCTGCTTCTGTCCCGGGTTCAAGAGTAGCTTCTCGTTCAACATCCCCTACATCATGTAAGCCAAGTTCACCACATTCAATGCCCACAGCACCTGGAATTGATCTTACTTGCATGGAAATTTTGGATGTTGATTCGAAGCCAAATAATGAGGATCTAAGACAAGAAGTCATTATGTTGCAGGCACAG GTAGCTGAGCTAATGTGTAAATCACGACTTCTAGAAGTGGAATTGCAGAAAGCAACAAAACAGTTGATAGACACCAAAGCAATAGCTAGTGAAGAAACTGCGAAGTGCAAGGCTGCAAAGGAAGTAATCAAGTCTCTAACCTCACAG ATGAATTCTGCTTGCAGGTAG